The Myripristis murdjan chromosome 6, fMyrMur1.1, whole genome shotgun sequence sequence TTCAGTGGTTCTCCATAGTGAAGCTACCAAGAAGGGTTTTTCATcatgattttccttttttctcttaacAAACCATAAAATTTTTAGGTTCATAATAGTTCTATATAGAACCGCTAACCTAAGCCTATGTATATGGAATAATAGAGTGTTTGTAAACACAGCCATCACTTGAAACACAGTAAAGAGATCACTGCACCATGCTTTAATGCTTCCTCACCATTATTGTCTTTGTCCAGTCTCACAAATATTCTGTTGGTACATTCCTCAGCTGTAAGTGGGTTGACTTTGGTTAAAGCAGCTGCCACACTCATCTTGTAAACagcctggggggaaaaaagaactgaaaatgtaatgaaattgtACCCTCATGCCTGTGGCTGAGTGGGAGGGCTTGTGCTCTCACAATGTCAGAGTACATGTGCAGGTGAGTAGTTCAGTGTACATTTCACCGCTTTAAGTGGTTTGGAAGTGTAGGCCCTATTCTGACTTTGCTTGAGAAGTTTAGGACGGCGTGTACGGTGCACAACGTACGACAGATGGACACACCCACCTGCATGATGTCCAGCATCTCCTCTCGTGTGATGGCTccatctttgtctttgtcataGAGCTTGAATGACCAGCGCAGCTTCTCCACAGGCGAACCCTCAATGAGCATGCTGATGGCCATGACGTACTCCCTGAAGTCAACCACCCCATCCTGCAGCAAAGCACCCTTATTAACACtacctttgtttgtttgttgtataattatgattattattttgctgctgGCTGCCACATACTTTGTCTACATACCCCGTTACTGTCCAATGTGCGAAATATCTGTTCCGCGTACTCAGATGACTCTTTGCCCACAGTTCCTTTGCAGAAATGCCTTCTGAACTCATGTAGTGTTATCAGCCCACTTGGACATTCATTGATAAATTTTCTATCACAAAATGGATGacagagggttaaaaaaaaataaccaaggATTCCTACAACAGCCCGAACCTTTTCAGTGGtttcaacagaaaaacacaccacgCAGCTGTTTGGATGAAGGATCAAATCTGTAGTAGGTGAAAACATGTTCAATAGCCTGAAGAGGATTGAGGCCAACCTGCCCCTGACTTGTAGAGATTAAAGGCACATCAGTGCCAGGATAATTAGGCCAAATAATCACTAGTCACTTTACTACAGCATAGCAAAGTTAAGCTGATCTGTGGCATttaatcatgaaaataaagtagCCCTACAAACAATACTCTTCAGACTGAAATTTGTGCTCACAGAACAAAACATATCTGggtaaagaggcaaataaagTATTTAATCAAAAGAGAGATAGCTCATATCCTAATTGTAAATTTCTTGTTAGCTCCCTCTGCAACGTGAAGAAATCTGTTGTTTAAAGCTCATGTATTGGTGTTTTAAGAAAACTCCCCTCTAGATACTGTTCACAGCCCAAATAGTTGTTAAATGGGAATTCTTACTCATTCAGTAAGCAATTTCAGCCTAGAAGAGAATGCCCCTCTCCACTTTAAACAGGCTTCTATCTTTCAGCTGTAAACATGTAAGGCAATCAGTGGCATGGAATCACTTCGATAAAAGCTCCTCTGATAAGATTGctcaagtcaaaatgaaatcttACCTAAACCACTCATACAGCTCTGTGACATAGGACTCCCCTCTCCTACAGGGCAGAGTGGCAGCTTGTCCCATTCTGTAGATAACATCGGCTCTACATTCACCACTGGCTTTATATACACAGAAATCCCAGCTTATGCTCTGCCTTCTTAGTTGCACTAACCAATGCCTTGTCACATTTGACAAATTAGTCAAACCTAATCGCCTCAAGGGAAACAAAAAGGTGGGATACAAGTGGGTGCAGTTTAATGCAAATGTAATTATTCAAAAAGCAGGTTACTGTGTCTAAACCCGCttaattgaaaacaaaagacGACGGATTGAAAAAGGTCAAGGTGGAAAATTCAGTCAACTTAAAAGTGAGGTTCAGCCCGATTGAACTGCATGCTGATTTGGCTGGTCTCACAATGCTCATGTATTCATGTAAATCATCTACCTACACGTTTGCAAATATGCCCCAAAATTCCTGCTGGGATGTCAGTAAACTAATATTTattaagaacttttttttttttttttttttttttacatggcaGCCTGGACAGATTCTTTGCCATGACCCAGACTTGTTGATAGTAGCAGCAATAATGCCATACACAAGTAAGTGCTTCATTTTTAGCCCCAAAGACAAATAAGGATGAATTCATAAAGCGGCAGAAAGCGGTACAATGGAGGCTTTAGACAACATGTCTATCAATTACAAGCTCCCAACTGCCCAATATGAGCCCAATGTTAGAACCTTCGTTGTGCGCAGTGATTGTTGGATATGAGTAATGTTACTccataaagcacacacacatgccagtctGTCTCATAAGGCAAACACCTGAAGTCCAATGATGTCCAATGTCCAatgaaaaagtagaaaaactaacaaacactAAATGATACAAAAAGCTGCATGCAATGTAACAACAAAGCAGGACATAACAAAAAAACTTTCCTatcttaacaaaaaaacaaaacaaaaaaattactcTAGCTTAATTGTTCCATTTCAAACTGGGACAGAAGCAACAGCTCACAGCCACCACAAGGTAAGTGGTAGTGTCAGCAGTCTTGCAATCATGGGGAGTTCACAAATATAGTGCAGTGAtttacagaggaaaataaaataaaatgtactttttgcctttaaaatgaTAACTGTGACTATGGCACAATTTCATAGCTATTTCTGATTGTTTGCATTTGAGGCCCCTTTGCCTGTTTCATCTATAAACACGCCTCTGATTAGCTCATGATGTGTGCGGCATGACATGGAGCATCAATCTAAACCTCAGATTGATCAAACGATACATTTAATAATTGCAGAAATACCCCTCCATTCAATCAAATCTGTTGAGAGgccagacaggaggagaggtggCTATGTTTCCAAAAGCACACAGGTAGTATGTGTTGTTTGTCCGTGCAGAAATGTCCCAAGGCACTTCAGACACAGGCAGCCGGGTCCTTGTGAGTTTGGCTCCTCCACCCAGTGGGTCCTCATTATTCAAGCACAAGAGACAAAACGACAGTGTTCTTCATGATTTACAACACAGTTTTCCTATCTTTAAAACCAAGTCCTTATTTGAAAACCCTTAACAGGCCTCATGAGACGACTATAAATAGTGTCCCAACATACCACCAATACAGTGAGCTCCATACATGTTTGAGCAGTAACAGAAGTTCCTATTTTTTGGCTCTGAACCCTCATCAGGTTGCGTGTCAAATAATGAGTGAGGAAAAAATTAAAGACCGCTTAAATCTCAGGATATAAACCACTGATCACATTTTGTAGTGGCCTTAATATTAGCACaagttgacaaaaacaaaagtaattttGGTATGTTGTGAACATACACCAACTTGTCAAGATCTAATAATTGTTTTATGACAGTAGTGCAACGATTTAGTTTTGTCCCTACGAGAATTTACCAGTAGACTATATAAAATAAGTATAATAAAATGGTATAATAAAAGTTGTGTATAGTGGTATCAGGTATCAAATATGGCCCAAATAACTATGTGACAAATAGAGAGGATGAATATAGACTGGATTTTAGCTGTTATTTCTTCTAATTTAATAATTGAACTCAATTACTGGTTGGATGGAATACCCTCAAATTGAGTACAAACATCATTAGTGTATTATTTGGCATCAGCAAGGCTTAAAAATAGGCatccaaaaatacataaatttgtCACTGCCAAATGTTTTGAAGCTCACTGTATGACAACAACTTGACATTTGAAAACTTTGGTAATTCAGAGTTTTACCATACATCAGAATGCCCACTGGTAGTCACATGATTCTCAACAGTGTATCAGGAGCCCTTCACTGAGAGGCTACACGGCTCTGCGGCAGAGCAGAGTCCCCAGGATCCAAGTCATCCCACACAAACTAACACGTCACAGATCATACTGTATAATGGCTATTTGTTTTTAGGTTGTAACCAAAATTGTGCAACTGCAAGCATGGGCAATGCAAAATATTCTAAATGAGGTAAATTGTCTATATGGGATCCACATAGCTCAATGGCTCATTCAAATTCTAACCAATTGCTTCATATCACCATTCCCTGCAACATGCGGACAGCTGGCAGTATATTCATTTCTATATACGTTCTGGAGCAAGTTTCTTGCATCATGCATGGTCTAAGAGTGACAAACACGccgagagaggaaagaaaatacCGTAAGATTGAGTAGTTCTGGAATGTTAGCGCTGCATAGCTTAATCCCTTCATGTATGCATGACAATCCAGAGTGTTTCTGACAAGCACATGAACCTGGATGAGTTTTTTGACAGACTGCCAGTGCATAACAGTACATGGAAAAACAACAATTctgataacaaacaaaaacttaagCTATGGCTTACCTGTAAAAGATTATAAAGCTGAAAATAagtgtaaaaacacagatgaacaATTTACTCCAACAATACCAGTCCCATTAGTCCAAATAccaatgtacagtatgtgaggaAGTATGTCAGAGCTTAAACTGGAGGACAAAATACTACATGCTACACTTGGTAGGAAATGTGTTAATGAATGCTTATAAGGGGTGGTTCTGTTTCTATTACTCCCTGAGTAATCGCCTTCACCGTTCTTAGATTCAGAGATCAAACTAAAacatcacagatgtgaaatgggTTCACCGTTAGGCCTCTGGTACCAAACCCCCACCTCAGCCTTTAAAGTGCTATTTCACTTTGGATGATTATTTACAATTTTCAGCGCTCACACATCCACAGGAACTCATGAATGGTCAACCACCAAAACTGGCTGCTCTTTTGACTCTTTTTTGAAAATCTTGTTAAAAAACATAATTCCAATACATTTACAGATTCTGTGTCAGATAGTGTTTCATGCTGTGTACTGAATGTAACCTCATTGTGTATCTGCAATGTTTAGAGctaggcaagaaaaaaaaaatccagggcAGCTAATGCTGGATGTTGACTGCAACTAAATTTCTAAGACGTGTGcaatctgaaaaatgaaaatattctacaaagtgaagtatccctttaagacAGGCACGCCCCGAAGACATGGTGTTTGGAACCATACCAAATGtacacatgtacagtatgttcaaGTTGTGTGTACCAGAGAGGTTGTTGTTGGACTGTTAGTATGACAAATGTTCAGATACTGACAGAAGTTAGAGAAAATCTCTGAGCGGCACACCGTTAGGTGACTCTCAAAGTTAGAGGTTATGGAAGTGTGGTCTGTTGTGTTACACTGGCTACCTACAGTCTTGATCCTGAGCGGTCACAGAGACGGGCCAGGTTGTCTGTCTCCTGCCTTGGTGTCATCCTCTTACTTAACTTTAGCATACCTAATcaacttaatttttttctcataaaaagaGAACTGATTCAGTGCGATTTTTTTGCTCATCACTCCCATCCTTTGTTCAAGTGTAGATAGAGGAGGGAAATATAAACAGTAGTCCCGAGCCATTGTAcagtcatttgttttcatgGGTTCAAATGTTTGGCAGGGGCAAACAAAGGCTGCACACATTCAGGTGCAACACTGAGGCCTCTTTAGAGACACAGAGGATGCCAGCAGACGGGAGGAAAGCAGTGAAGAACAGTGTTTCaggacaggcagacagctgTAAGGCTTTAGAGGCACATCCTCTGATGGAAAGTGGGAGAGCAGATGTCCCTTATTGTCATGGATCCCGCTACCTGTTAAGAGCAGCCACCTGAAGATTACACAGCTTATGTGGAAAAAGgtaactaataaataaaagaaaaaaaaaaacagtcttaaaAAACAAGAACGCTGCATCTTGGAGTAACCACTCAAAGCAGTTCTTTCCATCAATGAACTGACAGCCCAAGGTTTTGCCACAGAGTCACACCATATGAAAAGTGTCTACAAAGACCAGTGGATCTCCTCAAAGTCCACAGCCTCGCCCAGGTTTGTGTCCGTCTCCAGGAGGCTCATGATCACTGCCATGGCTGCTTCATCGTTACTAAGACTACTGAGGCCCGGTCCCACCACGCTTTCCAAATCCAGCTGGGGGTTGTCCCCTGGGGAAAGAGTGAGGTTGATAGTTGCAAACTAAAATACAGGACCACACATAATGCATATAAAATTTAGTGTTcatctgtttttcaaaatgaagcCACAATCACAGGTACGAGGCTAAATCTTGAAGTAATGTTCTTTAGAGGCAAAAATTTAAAGTAAACTTATTAACAGGATCAGAATACCCATGAGTGTTTCTCCTCCGGAGAACGGAGCTCCCTGGGGCTCATCTTCTGAGCTAGACTTTCCTGGTACTTCCATATCTGTTGCCTCTCCATTTGGCACCTGGAGACCACAAAAGCCAGCAAATTAATAtctgagacagagaggcagatgtgCCTACAGACATCTGCATATATACTTACATTGCTGCTGGCTTGATTGTGAGCCTGTGGAGACTTATCCTGCAGCAGACTGAACGGACTGACATTACCACTGGAAGGTGATGAGTTCATcctgcagcaaaaacacacaccagaatgACAATGTTGGTCTAACTCAAACAAAAACGCAACTGCAACAAGGAAACTTTTGGCAAGTTTGACTAAATTATTCTGCCCATAACAGAGCACAAAAGTCAAGCTAAAATATCAGTTGTAAAAAACGTGTAGCCAGTGTATGGGAACAATTTGCTATTCACCCACAGTTCAGCAGTGTAGATGGCAACAACCTACACAGATCATTAATACTGTAATAAACAGTGAAAAGTTTCAGACAACAGCGCATGCTCTATTGTTGTGGCATCAAACCTGTTGTAGTCCAGCAGCTCATTGGCAATCTGGGTCCCTATGCTTCCAGCATAAATCATGGTACCAGGGGTGCTGGGGATTCCTGGGATAGCTGCAAGGGACTTCTTGCCATCTTCTAGAAGAAAAATATGTCAAGAACTACAGGAAAAGAAAACCTGTATATTCTACTGTTCCATTTCTACATCAGCATGAAAATTGCATTTGTAAGAAAAAGATTCATCAGAGAGATAATTGAGATGATATCTTTCACAATGCACTTCAACCAACCCTCAGAAGTCTTGGAATTGCTTGGCTGGTCCGACTTGCTTCCTGACCGACTTGTTCGACTGTGGTCATGCCTTGTCATGGGGTGTGAAAAACAGACTGATGAGTTGATTAATCCATATTCATGTCACGACAGTTGTATCACAGTTTGCATGGGTACAAAGATCAGAGAATGAGTCATGAAGCTTGTACTCACGATATGACTGTATTAGTTGACACGATGTATTCTACTTCTTTGGTCCAGGGATTTACAAAACTAAACCACTGACTTTGTAGAGTGACAAAAGAGCCATATTTCGTTTTGAACTTATAGCAATTTGTCTCTATTTTCTCTTTACTTCGCAGcactgtggggggaaaaagtccATTTAAGAGGACTGAACCACGGAAAACAAGCATTTCATACTGTGCTATAGAGCAATCTATCTTGGGAGTGATTATAGCAAGGCTATCATTATCATTTGCTTAAGGTTTAAAATATAGGCAGCAGAGGACcagcagaggaaatgaaataaaaattggGAAAACCATCAGGACTTTCTGGGACAAAAATATAACATGTGGAAGCTGCACAATGCAAAGCAGTGACCTACTTAATTAAACTGAACCATATCAACATggactgttttttaaaattgaggTCAGTGATTCATTTGTAGATCACCACCACAACTGAAAACCAAAATCTGCTCTTTACTGCTCTATATGATAAAAGGATGTTACTATCATCTTGGGAGACAAAATTCACTAAAAGTGGATCATAAAAGATAgtcaaacaaagagaaatggaTGTCACTTACCTTTTCGGTGTCTATCAGCTAAATGTGGTAAGTCATCTTGGTGGAAGTACTCATAGCATGACGTCCCGAGCAGTTCCTGGGGCACATAACCGAGAATGGTCGTCGCTCtgtggagaaaaggaggagctCGATGTTAAGAGAACAAGCTATACCAAAATATAgttgtttttcttggtttttctttgcatgcacttttgttttgcttccttgtgttttattttgtgcattctGCATTACACGAGTTTGTTCTGTGACTGATTGTTGATAAGTAACATCTATGAGGGCTCATTCtttgaaaaaacaataaaagggAATGCAGcagtacagtgttttttttctagtttcttTGGATGCTAAGTCACCCAGCACCACACTTGGTGCAAGATTTTCACGACGGATCCGACTATTCATGAGAGCCATTATTCACagtctgcactgcactgcataCTATTTTCTAAAACTAACAATGGTGTTATACAAGATTATTTTCCAACAGTTCCAAAATCCTGTAGCCCTAAAAAACCAATGCATTTCAGGATTGAAGGGGGAAGATCAACCACAAACTTAGCATTCTCGACAAAACTCGCATCCAAATGATGCATGATGTATAACAGCAAACAAAGACGCATGCTTCCTGTGGGTGTGCTGCCTTCTTGGTAAACTGTAAGTTAGCCTGGTCTCTGATAAAGACAGGTCCATGCTGACCTTGCCTTAATGAACcatgaataaaatgcattacTTTTGATAATGACAACAAGCAGCACCCTGAATCACAAGAGGATTGCTACCTTTGATCAACAAAGGTGAATTTGCCATCCATGGCGTAGCGGGTGATGAACTCTGTGGGTTTAACCCGCACCTCTCCATTAACCTGGGGAGATGTGTGGGAGTGGACACGCCCCACTGCCACCAGGCAGCTGAAATGGGAGCTGTCTTTGTCTGTATCTGCCTCGCCCTCTGCTCCCAATTGACTTGTGGGCCAGCTGCGCATGTAGCCTGTACAGTGGACTGTACAGTATTTCTGGGActctgcagacacagacacataccaAACATACATATACCATATGCACAATAATATTTCATATACAACTGTAGCATAAAATaacaagcaataaataaataagaaaataaaatgggtTCTTTTCATAACTATTTCTTGTAATCAGTGACATATCTTATAATTAgctacagcaaagaaaaacaaacttgtaTGCTCATTGATCTGCTAATTAAAACACCAGATTATTTCCTTCCCTACCTTTCTTTTTGGAGGTGCTGGCCTGGAATTCCTTCTCTTCCACTTTGACAGAAATCTTATTATACTTCATACGGCAGAAAAAAGAGCGCCGTGCACCTGAACATAGCCGCGCTGCACCGACTGGGAGGTCAGCCTGGACCTGCAGACCAGctggaaacaacaaacaagtgtTAAACGTGCACTcccacacacaaaagcacatcataaaaatgaatactttACTTTTAGCATCTATTAGCCGTTCACGAGGGTAGGGTTCAGAGGCTGACAGCTGCTCCATCACTTTGCCCATGTCCTTAGGGTGTATGTAATCAAACAAACTCTGTCCAATCAGCTCTGCCTGTAGGGAGAACAAACAGCTTACAGAAACACTCCCAAACTAATAAAGTcctcttgattaaaaaaaaaaaaaaaaaaacgtttactGAAACTGAAGCATTTCCTGCTGATGAACTATAAATGTATGTAACATTGCGAATTGGTTGCCAGCCCTGGaaaacaccagacacacactgaacatgtaGCCGGTTCAATGTTCAAATTGGAGAAGGGGAAACCCACCAGGAATGTTTTTCAATGCAGCTCTCCCTGAGTGAAATGTACTACCtgcagggctgggcgatatggacaaaatgaaatatcataaAATGTTTGACCAAATACTCTGATaacaatattgtgacaatactgtaGGAATGGCTAAAGTTGCTTTCTTAAGATATTTagacatttattattaattaataacaTGGATATGACCAcaaagcaggtagaggcaactGCTAGAATAAGTTGAGCatctttttactgtaatgcagctttaaaaaccATGAAAAGACAACAATTATGCCATGTCATGATAGTAAAATATCCAAATTCCCAAAAGATGTCTAGTCTAATATCagaatatcaatatatcacccAGCTGTACTCACCTGGCACGGAAAACGCTTCAGCCAATAGCTGACAATAGGATACACTTTCATTGTACTGCACTCTAAAAAGGCAACAGTATCCTACTTTTCCACTTTGGTGGTTGACAAAATATTGACCATCCTCTTTAGTCTAATGCATCAAAGCAGCCATGTGTATTTGCTAAGGACCTTTTGCTCAGCTAGTGTAGTGAATAGGCAATGTTTGAACAAGCCTACGGGACCTACCAGGGCTCAAAACTACCTTTCCCCAATTTAAATAGCCGCTGCTTGCCAACACGTCTTGGGTTCATATTCAAATTTAAACTCAGTATTGTCAGCAAACATGAGTTTGTCACCAACAAAGGCAAAATGTATAGATTTGAAAAGTGTAAACTGACTGATTCCAAGCTACAAGATTtagtaaattaaaaacatgggccagtaaatatcacaataaacaatacaacacaGTTGTTGTGTCCACTCTGAACATGTGTTAACAAAAAGGTCTGTGTCTGGTGTGTCCAGGGCTTCACATGAGAAAACGCTGCAacccaaagaaacaaaaacaaacaaaaagtgttaCCCGACTATAGTGTAATATCTTTGTGACGGACTCGGAgacaaaaactatttttccacGATCACAGCCGACCACAAACAGGAAGCCATCTGCAGCCTGCGCaacagagacaacaggagggaggagaggggatcCAAGTGACTACATGCTCAAGTGAAAGAGGGTGAAAGAAGAATATGGCACTTTCCATAACCAACACAGCTCTCCTGGCTGTAATTCAGCATATATTTCACATTGTAAGTGAGTAATTTAGAAGATGCATTTAGAGCTCAATGCATATTTAGAGTTTTTATGTTAAATTTATGTTTAACAGATCTGCAGTAAAGCCACAGGCATCCTCATCGACTGAAAAACAAGATGTTTCTCGGCACACAACGTagacaagaggaagaagaattATTATTGCTTAAAAACCAATGTGTTTCAGCATGTGGCCACC is a genomic window containing:
- the LOC115360214 gene encoding guanylyl cyclase inhibitory protein — encoded protein: MGQAATLPCRRGESYVTELYEWFRKFINECPSGLITLHEFRRHFCKGTVGKESSEYAEQIFRTLDSNGDGVVDFREYVMAISMLIEGSPVEKLRWSFKLYDKDKDGAITREEMLDIMQAVYKMSVAAALTKVNPLTAEECTNRIFVRLDKDNNAIISQEEFIEGALDDDWIREMLECDPSTVKVERSLKRDTALGTHG
- the bmal2 gene encoding aryl hydrocarbon receptor nuclear translocator-like protein 2 isoform X3; the protein is MSARTAAAGGDDRATGEPAEDVLVEESQSHSVSLPSLMSPTSAAGMSVSMEMPRKRKGSIDNQETKSASIVDADMEDDQDRSEGEDQHVKIKCFREPHSQIEKRRRDKMNNLIDKLSAMIPTCNPMSRKLDKLTVLRMAVQHLKSLKGSTSSFSEANYKPSFLPDEELKHLVLKAELIGQSLFDYIHPKDMGKVMEQLSASEPYPRERLIDAKTGLQVQADLPVGAARLCSGARRSFFCRMKYNKISVKVEEKEFQASTSKKKESQKYCTVHCTGYMRSWPTSQLGAEGEADTDKDSSHFSCLVAVGRVHSHTSPQVNGEVRVKPTEFITRYAMDGKFTFVDQRATTILGYVPQELLGTSCYEYFHQDDLPHLADRHRKVLRSKEKIETNCYKFKTKYGSFVTLQSQWFSFVNPWTKEVEYIVSTNTVISHDHSRTSRSGSKSDQPSNSKTSEEDGKKSLAAIPGIPSTPGTMIYAGSIGTQIANELLDYNRMNSSPSSGNVSPFSLLQDKSPQAHNQASSNVPNGEATDMEVPGKSSSEDEPQGAPFSGGETLMGDNPQLDLESVVGPGLSSLSNDEAAMAVIMSLLETDTNLGEAVDFEEIHWSL
- the bmal2 gene encoding aryl hydrocarbon receptor nuclear translocator-like protein 2 isoform X2, encoding MSARTAAAGGDDRATGEPAEDVLVEESQSHSVSLPSLMSPTSAAGMSVSMEMPRKRKGSIDNQETKSASIVDADMEDDQDRSEGEDQHVKIKCFREPHSQIEKRRRDKMNNLIDKLSAMIPTCNPMSRKLDKLTVLRMAVQHLKSLKGSTSSFSEANYKPSFLPDEELKHLVLKAADGFLFVVGCDRGKIVFVSESVTKILHYSRAELIGQSLFDYIHPKDMGKVMEQLSASEPYPRERLIDAKTGLQVQADLPVGAARLCSGARRSFFCRMKYNKISVKVEEKEFQASTSKKKESQKYCTVHCTGYMRSWPTSQLGAEGEADTDKDSSHFSCLVAVGRVHSHTSPQVNGEVRVKPTEFITRYAMDGKFTFVDQRATTILGYVPQELLGTSCYEYFHQDDLPHLADRHRKVLRSKEKIETNCYKFKTKYGSFVTLQSQWFSFVNPWTKEVEYIVSTNTVISHDHSRTSRSGSKSDQPSNSKTSEDGKKSLAAIPGIPSTPGTMIYAGSIGTQIANELLDYNRMNSSPSSGNVSPFSLLQDKSPQAHNQASSNVPNGEATDMEVPGKSSSEDEPQGAPFSGGETLMGDNPQLDLESVVGPGLSSLSNDEAAMAVIMSLLETDTNLGEAVDFEEIHWSL
- the bmal2 gene encoding aryl hydrocarbon receptor nuclear translocator-like protein 2 isoform X1; this translates as MSARTAAAGGDDRATGEPAEDVLVEESQSHSVSLPSLMSPTSAAGMSVSMEMPRKRKGSIDNQETKSASIVDADMEDDQDRSEGEDQHVKIKCFREPHSQIEKRRRDKMNNLIDKLSAMIPTCNPMSRKLDKLTVLRMAVQHLKSLKGSTSSFSEANYKPSFLPDEELKHLVLKAADGFLFVVGCDRGKIVFVSESVTKILHYSRAELIGQSLFDYIHPKDMGKVMEQLSASEPYPRERLIDAKTGLQVQADLPVGAARLCSGARRSFFCRMKYNKISVKVEEKEFQASTSKKKESQKYCTVHCTGYMRSWPTSQLGAEGEADTDKDSSHFSCLVAVGRVHSHTSPQVNGEVRVKPTEFITRYAMDGKFTFVDQRATTILGYVPQELLGTSCYEYFHQDDLPHLADRHRKVLRSKEKIETNCYKFKTKYGSFVTLQSQWFSFVNPWTKEVEYIVSTNTVISHDHSRTSRSGSKSDQPSNSKTSEEDGKKSLAAIPGIPSTPGTMIYAGSIGTQIANELLDYNRMNSSPSSGNVSPFSLLQDKSPQAHNQASSNVPNGEATDMEVPGKSSSEDEPQGAPFSGGETLMGDNPQLDLESVVGPGLSSLSNDEAAMAVIMSLLETDTNLGEAVDFEEIHWSL